In Corylus avellana chromosome ca8, CavTom2PMs-1.0, the genomic stretch TCTTGATCAGACCGTCTTGGTTGATACACATGGCAATAATTAGGATTGATCATTCGTGTTTGCGTATCTCATTAATGCATGTAGAGCTCATAGtcttctttattaattattatgcTTGCCTAACCATATCCtgttcaaaaaaaacaaaaatcaatccattttttttccaaattcaaGCTTCAACCTTgaatttgagagaaaatgtTAGAACTATATCCCATTCCATGTCTGTTTCTTTGGCTTGCTCACAAAAGCTAATAGACGTCACAGTATACGTAAGCAAGCAAGATAGCAAGTAGGAATATGTCACTGCATGCGTAGAAAACCCAGAGATGAGCAACTATAAATACCCCACAACCTTACCTTAAACCATCCAAACAACAGAAAAACCATACAGTTCCACAAATAAGCGTCAACGAATTGCAGAAAAAGTAAACAAACATGACGAAGAGGTAATTTCATCTTTAACAACGTGTTTTAATATGAACCTCAGatgtatataattatatatccTGGTAAGTAGTGAAACATCGATCctcaatttctttgtttttgcatgtgtttcaaacttttttcttcAGGATTGCAGTTGTTACGGGGGCCAGCAAAGGGATAGGATTTGAAATATGTAAGCAGCTAGCTTCAAATGGGGTGGAGGTGATATTAACTGCTAGAGATGTGAAGAGGGGAAATGAAGCTGTTGAAAAACTCAATGCTGCTGGATACTCCGATGTGATTTTTCATCAACTTGATGTGGGGGACAAGGCTAGCATTTCttcttttgcaaatttcatCAAAACTCAATTTGGGAAGCTTGACATATTGGTACGTAATCCAACTCTCCGATACTTGTGATCGGGTGTAATTAGTTGTCCGTATTGCATGCATGGGTGGCTAACGTGACCGGATACCGTAGGTAAGCCTTGTACTGATTTGTATAGTCTAGACACCCGCTTATGTAGGTAAGGGAACACCTATCCTCTTATATTAACTGCCCGTATTGTATGTTCTGATCCTCGGTAAGACCCTTGATTTTTATGGAGAATATGACTTTGACTTGTAGATGGGAGTATCAAAATTCATAGGGATGTGTATTTCCTATTGCCTGGCTAGGCTGCTTTCCCAACCTGTTCATAGTatggaaaagaaaaacgaaaaaggaCAAGTATGGATGAGCCCTTATCCAATAGTCTAAGGAAGATTAATTATATAGATACCTTTCTAATCAGTCTATACTTTTGAATTAAGATGAAATCATGtaatcttttttaattagatGAAAATAAAGTCATTTAGTTTACCATTAATGGTAGTGGTTCAGTGGtctcaataaaatttttcaaatggTTTTAGATATGTAGTAAGGTAAGAGTTTAACTCCTGAAATAAGAATCATCAATTCTATTAGTATTATCTGTTTTGGGTCCTACTGATTTCTTGATGGAATTAAGTCAGGTTATGATTTAGTCGGACTTAAGAGACAGTATGCGGTTCCCATCGTCTTAATTCCTCCCTGTACAGCTCTCAGCGAGTAGAGACTACTATGGTCAATGATAAAATAGCCATAAGTGATCTCTTTTGCGGGcttttttgaatagaaaaaaagagagtCATTTGCTTGGTGAAAAATAAAGACCAATAACTACACAAAGTCTTGTTCTTATCCCCCATTTAGTAGTCTAATATGgaaattatttgaaattgcaGATAAACAATGCAGGGATTGTTGGATCCATAGTCAACACAGAAGATCAAGAGGGCTTAAAACAAGGGTATGATGAAGTAAGTTTCCCAATGTAATATAATCTCTGTCAGCATTTTAAATTTAGAGTATAAtccagaaaatatatatgtagactataatatatatatatatatatatatatatatagtttaatgtTTTCCTTCCCACACTGTAGGAAAGAAAGTCTcataaatgcaaaaaataaaaataaataaaattacaatttttttacttcaaacaggaatgaaggaaattcctcaaatacaattaatttattaaattaacatatgtcTTTAGAGTATATTATTCTTACATGCATTTTCACATGCACTAAGGACAGATACCACATGCTTGGTTAATTTTATGCGAAAATtacaaaattggtcattgtggtttacctgatttgcaattaacttctagtggtatcaaaatgaattcagggATTCATAATGTGTACCAAAAAGACAATTTACTCCTTACAGCCAAATTTTAtcaactaatttaacagattttgaTAATGTAAATacgttagaaccaataaaattgtgacacgtgtcatatttaagtcaatgttacactaacggaatctgttaagtcagcGAACGAGTAAATTATTCTTTTAGTATATCTCAGGGAcctctgagttcattttgataccacaaagAGCTAatttgcaaatcaggtaaactacaAAGACTaagtttgcatttttccctaattttattaaaattgtgaACAAATCAATTTTAGTTTAGATTGGGTTGATccgaaagaaaactttgtccaaaataAAACAGTATTCAAATGatttcaaacatatatatatgctacatCATTTACCACTGCATACGATGATACAGGTTATAGGTGGAAATCGTCGATCCTTGGAGAAAGTTTTCAAGCAAACATTCGAAACTGCCACGGACTGTAtaagaacaaattattatgGGATAAAGCTAGTGAGCAAAGAACTAATTCCACTTCTTCAATTATCCAATTCTGCAAGAATAATAAATGTCTCCTCCTCCTTCGGACAGCTAAAGGTACACTATTATTATATCCTTAGgagtgcatttaaaaaaattgcggtgcgtttttgaaatcgtgGGTAAAATGGTTCATTTTTTAGAAtgcattattttcaaattgaacgttttcaaattattattttttaattgtactTTTTGAAGTCGCAAACTCAAACGAACTCTATATATCAGAAAATAGACACTTTTAGCTATGTCAAATTGCTAATAACAATGGAATTTCAGCATATCCCAAATGAGAATGCAAGGAAGGAGCTTGGAGATGTACATGGCCTCACAGAAGAGAAAGTGGACAAGGTGGTGGAAGGGTTCCTAGAAGACGTCAAGGAGAATTTGATACAAGTCAAAGGCTGGCCGACAAATTTTTCTGCTTATGTTGTCTCCAAGGCAGCTGTGAATGCTTTTGCAAGGGTTCTTGCTAAGAAGTATCCCAACATTGCCATTAACTCAGTTTGTCCTGGCTATGTCAAGACAGATTTGAATCACAACACTGGGGTCTTGACTGTTGAAGAAGGAGCTAAAAGTCCTGTCATGCTGGCTTTGATGCCTGAAGGTGGACCTTCTGGCCTATTCTTTGATAGGAATGAAGTGTCAACCTTTTAAGTGATAATTGGTGCAATACGATGCATTTGCTCATTTTTATGTAACATTTTGTAGTACTTTTTCCGATTCTTGTACTTGTTTAATTATCACTTACATTGAATAAAAGTTTTCTGTATTGCATGTTCAGAAAGGGATCAACATCATTtccattttaagtgaaatgggttatttattttgtgttatatatatacaaattaaaacaaagagAACGCAAAgtccatatttatttattattatttttcttagccatattttttttttttgacatgtccgcataagaggggggagggggattcgaactagtgacctccacttcattaagtgtggtcccagccgattcaaaaaaaaaactaagagaaCACCAAGCATTTCCATATATATGTTGATAGTCATTAATTTAGGGCGGGCAAAACAAGTACCTGCCATGACCTATTTACGACCCATTTATcctatgcatatttttttataataaggttcATTTAGGCATTATAAAGAATAGTTACATGCATAGGATAAACAGGTACTTGTTTATTTGCTAGGTActtgttttgccagccctagtcATTATAATGACTATcacatatattttgaatttttgtagtgccaatatatatatattttaaaatatatatgttgattaatattttgtgtgaaacacataataattaatatacattgACATATTCTTTTGACAAATACTTAATAAGTAATAATATACATTGACTATATGTTAATGTTAATTTGGTGTAATATTCTTATTGTGCTATCATTTCCAAATTTGGTGTAATATTCTTATTgttcatatatattaaactattcCTTTTACATTTGTAAAAAACTTAGGGCCAAGCTATTACGTAGTTGGGAATTCCTAGGGTTGTAATAAACGTGTTCTATAAACGTGTTCTATACGTTGTAATTTGTAAACCTTAGGGGCACCCTAAGCAAGTTGATGTTTTAGCCGGCCGTATagctttctaattttttagaatgtcataagaagatgatgatgatctaGGGTTGATCAGCTCgtaggtaatatatatatataaaagctattttaattttcttttttattacaaaaataaaaaaatattgtcgCACGTTAAAAAAGCTTTTGCCGAGTTTTATAAGGGTATCGATCGAGAATAAGTATTACATGAAccaatttatattaaatttagtatataaatatatggaatggatccatatatataactactatataattatttattaagtaTATATTTGGAATTTGGATTTACTAATTAAGTAACAGTAAGCACATGGTACTTATTGTtacttaattataattaagtaaatacttaaaaaattattaatcagATACTTAATAATGGGTAAACATATCATAAGTTCCTGAGTCAACGCGCCAAAATTAAATAGTCcctaaggatttttttttttttttttttcaaaaatttactcctGGGTCAATCAAAATGCAAGAAAAATCTCTGCCATCAGAATTTTGTAAATGCCATTAGTCCCTTCTAAACGTTGCGTTTTTGGAATGCTCGATCAGGCGAAAATAttgatcctacgtgtccaagTGTACTCGTAggatcaaaactcaccgttttgggtgttcccaaaacggtgagttttggaaacttggggttttattttgaaaccCCAAGTCATATTTCTTCTCCGACGAAAAAAACGGACAAGAGAATCCCAGGCATGCCCACCGATCGACGCAGAGGTTGAACAGAGACTCATTGACGCACCCATCGACAGCTAAACAGACACCTAGGGGTGCAAAGGTGGTTATTGGATTTCACTAACCGCggtaagcggttagcggttagcggttagcgaaatagataactgCCCGCTAacagttttttaaaattgggccttttttttgggctttctttagggctttttgggcttatttttttggatatatatatatagctctgtTCTGTGTGTGCATTGAAGACACACACAACACATAGAACAGAGTCacatagatatatataaaaaccaaaTCAGCCGTAGATAGTCTTCAACGCACACAGAacagagttatatatatatatatatatatatatataaacaaatcaaCCCCTACGGCTGCCATGGTCTTCAACGCACACacaaagctatatatataaaccaaatcaaCCCCCAATACCCCATACGGCTGCCATACACTATAATCCAAAACTCAGTCCGATCATACCCCAATAATCAACAAATACACAATAAACGACCCGAAATCATTGGAAAGAATTGTAAAATAGtaggaaatcaaaaatcaaagtagCTCGGGAAAAACTCCAAGAAAATGAACCCAAAATCACTGACCTTGGCTAtctaatttgggaaagaaactACCCAGTATTTTCATTGAGCCGATCGTGAGCAGCGGGTGAGTTTGAGAGAGTTGAGACTTGAGATGGTGTCACTGACTTACAGTGAGAGACTGAGAGTTTGAGACTTGAGAGAAGCTGCTCAGCAACTTTGAATGATTTTGAGATTTTGTGAGATTTAGGGTTGGGAAGAAGAGATGAATATACACAGgtgcaaaacgacgtagttttgccttctatataattttttttatttttttttttaaaaaatgttaaaggataaaactattaactattaatgattcaattttttaaaaaaaattcaaaattgttcaaaaaattgttcaaaattattaattNNNNNNNNNNNNNNNNNNNNttttttttttttttttttttttttcgaaaatttactcttgGGTCAATCAAAATGCAAGAAAAATCTCTGTCATCAGAATTTTGTAAATGCCGTTAGTCCCTTCTAAACGTTGCGTTTTTGGAATGCTCGATTAGGCAAAAATAttgatcctacgtgtccaagTGTACTCGTAggatcaaaactcaccgttttgggtgttcccaaaacggtgagttttggaAACTTGGTGGTTTTATTTTGAAACCCCCAAGTCATATTTCTTCTCCGACGAAAAAAAACGGACAAGAGAATCCCAGCCATACCCACCGATCGACGCAGAGGTTGAACGGAGACTCATTGACGCACCCATCGACAGCTGAACGGACACCCACCAACGCACCCATCGATAGCTAAACGGAGACCCACTGGCGCGACAGAACCACCGTCGAGCCTAGCGGTTCGGCGTCCAACCTGAATTGCGCGTCCACCCATTTCTGCCCTAGAACCGAGACCCATCGACCAGCAACCCATCCAAGgtatttctcataatttttttgtggtttgtgTTGGTCTAACAAACCCTGCCACCCCTTAGGGTTGTAATTACTCTCAACCCTCTCTATGACTCACAATCAAATGTCAAAGGACAAAACACGACAAACATAAGTTATTATGGACAAAGCCATTACACCCCAAAAgttcacaaaaataatggaatTCATATTCCATTTGAACCACAACCAATATGGACCACACCCGCTGCCAACAATGCAATAAAGTATGTTTTGTAAGATTCCAACACAgattatattgtatatataaatcCAACATAGATTCGACAAAAATTTTGGGGATGGGGGTTTCGACAAAAATCTTCCAATACAGCAAAAGCTTCCTAAAACTATAAGAAAATGCTTCCACACTATTAGACCAACACAAACCACAAAACCATTATGGGAAATTACCTTGGATGGGTTGCTGATCGATGGGTCTAAGCTCTAGGGCAGAAATGGGTGGACGCCAAATTCAGGTTGGACGCCGGACCGCTAGGCTCGGAGGTGGATTCGGTCGCGCCGGTGGGTCTCCGTTTAGCCGCTCCATGGGTCAATGGGTATGCCTGGGATTCTCTCGTCCGTTTGTTTCATCAGGATGAAATATGACCTGGGggtttcaaaataaaacccCCAACTTtccaaaactcaccgttttggatgttcccaaaacggtgagttttaatCCCACGTGTACACTTCGACACATAGAACCAACATTTTCGCCTGATCTGACATTACAAAACTGCACTGTTTAGAAGGGACTAACGGCAGTTACAAAATTCTAACGATAGGAATTTTACTTGCATTTTGATTGACCTagagagtaaatttttgaaaaagaaaacttatgGACTATTTAATTTTAGCACGTTGACTCAGagacttatgatatatttaccccttaataaataatatagaatACCAAAATTATTAATGTATAGTACTTAATTAtaagtatgtatatatattactagAACTTGTTATTATGTGTATATAcagtaaattatatatattagtcGCGCTAATATTATTTGCGAACGTTAAACGATCGAGTGTAGTTTTATACTGGTATGTTAAACGAATGTTCAACTTGTTCTATTGCATGAATGCAATACATATGCAAGCTttaataatttctaattttcgTAATTTTGTTCTTAGCTCGTGTTAGTATTCGCACGAACGTTAAACGAGCGAGCGGAGTTTTATTAAACGATCATTTTATGTATTGATCGTTCAATAAttgagttaattaattaaatatttacaaaatggTGACGTGTCGATGCATATTACATGCCATtctttagtaatgtgtcaatttgACACCTTACCATTTGGTAACTTGTTAAGGTAACATGTTACacttttggtaacgtgtcataatgaAAATCAACTTTTTGAAAAAGCTAATCCATGCATCCAAAGCCAGAAAAACTTTAGCAGATACAACTATATCACACAATTTGCTCCTTTTAATGATAACTATTCAAAACCTTGGatctttttgtttatcattCTGAGAAAAGAAGTTCCCACCCGACACCAAAAGGTCAAGGGAAGGCAGGCTTCCAGGCCTTTCCAAGTCCCACCAACACACAGTCACCCGTCACCTCTGAACTATGCTCGGCAAGTTGTACACAGAGAGATAATCAAATCCATAGAATTCAAAGGTTCGTCCAGTTTTCTTACCAAATGCTTttagttatcaaaaaaaaaaaaaacagttcgTTCAGTGGCCTTCAATGCAAGATGAACTTTTTCTagcaaccttttgttttttttttggtcaatcaGTTTTTTTATAGGCCACGTGATAATGGATAATCTTTGCCCTCCCCAATCCAACTGCACCCATGGATTAAACCCAAGACTACACCTTACAGAAAGAGGGAGGCATGCACAAGGCCAAAAGGCCTAGCAGTTTTTTCCAGAGACTTCTCTGAACAAAATTCTGGTTCTATTATGAAATCATGAATATCATGATGTAAAAGTTCATCAAACAAAATGGGGAAATCAAATATTACATGTACCTGCAAGTCATCCATCACAGTTGGGTATGCATCCTTAAGATCAATGACAGCAATGCCCTCTGGTTTTTTCCTTATTAAGTAAAGAAGCTGACTCTTTTCCTTTAGATCATGCTTAGACAGTAGACCAAGTGACAAGTCAAAATGTTACCCACCATGAAAGAGGTATAAGGAAAAAACTAAATACAACTTAAATACTAAATCGAAAAAGTTTATTAGTCCATGAAGTTCTGCGGCTACGTAAGTTTAATGTTACCTTGTAAGAGAAACGCTTCCCATCATAGTGCACTTTCGGGTTATTCCTCAAACTGTCAAAGACAGCTTTGTTGGCATTCGCGTCAACATAACATGATTCATTTATTTGCTCCAGTGTGAAGGCTTGCCTTGTCTGCAAATACAAACAACATTCAACTGGTGATAATTAACATTAACCTGGTCCAACCAGGGCAATGTAACTCATGTTGACTTCTATTGATTTGATATACCCCGTTATTACAGTAAATAAAACTACAATACAAATTGCCCACAAACATCTATAATTTATAATTACCTTCAATTCAAAGTACAGCTGTCTATCAAGTATTATCAGTTTCCCCTTAAAATCATGCCATATAAACAAGGTTTTGAGTTTCCCCAATtaattgcataaaaaaaaaggtcccaGTTTGATGAATGTGGATAACTATAACTATTTCTTTTGCAGTAAACACACAACTTTTAAATCATTTCAGCAATGAGCATTGCGAATAACTAGAGCATTAGGCAATACGTATGTATAGATAAAGGCAGGAAGAATTCGGTTTAAACCTCCAGTAGCAGATCTACAACACGCTTGATCTGAGCTCCTACAGGGCTTTCCAAATGCTGTTGATGTGTTGGAAGTCTCTCTGtatcatttgaaaatttaacGGCAGGAGCAGGGGTTCTTGCATTGGCTGAGAGTGCTGCAGCTACAGGTGTGGATTTCTGAATTGTGGACTTATTAGCTGCTGCAATGCTCGTTGACTGGCACTTCTCTTGCTGCTTCTTGAATTTATCTAGGGGAAACCCATGAACTATCTAtcaatttgcacttttaatcccaatgtttaaaaagtgacactttacccccccaaacttccaaattgttgcaatttgacaattctgactttttttttccctcccaaaatgcccccatcccaagttaataatactaataataataataataaactaaaaataaataaaacttaaaaaaaaaaaaaaaaaaaaaaattaaagggtggtgccaccccagaccggccaccccttaattttaattttttaattttttaatttttttaaactttggatgggggcattttgggaaaaaaaaaagttaaaatggtcgaattgcaacaatttgaaagtttgggagggtaaagtgtcactttttaaacattggggttaaaagtgcaaatgagtggatttgaagtatatttttttccatttatctAACTTTTCTT encodes the following:
- the LOC132190939 gene encoding uncharacterized protein LOC132190939: MAMWSGYTANLEQIVHGFPLDKFKKQQEKCQSTSIAAANKSTIQKSTPVAAALSANARTPAPAVKFSNDTERLPTHQQHLESPVGAQIKRVVDLLLETRQAFTLEQINESCYVDANANKAVFDSLRNNPKVHYDGKRFSYKHDLKEKSQLLYLIRKKPEGIAVIDLKDAYPTVMDDLQVHVIFDFPILFDELLHHDIHDFIIEPEFCSEKSLEKTARPFGLVHASLFL
- the LOC132190459 gene encoding salutaridine reductase-like, whose amino-acid sequence is MTKRIAVVTGASKGIGFEICKQLASNGVEVILTARDVKRGNEAVEKLNAAGYSDVIFHQLDVGDKASISSFANFIKTQFGKLDILINNAGIVGSIVNTEDQEGLKQGYDEVIGGNRRSLEKVFKQTFETATDCIRTNYYGIKLVSKELIPLLQLSNSARIINVSSSFGQLKHIPNENARKELGDVHGLTEEKVDKVVEGFLEDVKENLIQVKGWPTNFSAYVVSKAAVNAFARVLAKKYPNIAINSVCPGYVKTDLNHNTGVLTVEEGAKSPVMLALMPEGGPSGLFFDRNEVSTF